The proteins below are encoded in one region of Bremerella sp. P1:
- a CDS encoding outer membrane protein assembly factor BamB family protein gives MHIQKCVTRLFLFAMLVLAASPAMAQLGPRNFSPLELERLGLEKLWTGQLPIDPHRSEIEAFRQVVSLKNPLVVFEVEQDGRKATFASNELSIVGQPLGEEGAKAKADQYVARLDDSKGKPVVNRLEIPEITFLAQSDAGMLMSVNGRTGRTEWSKVYGRRGYPQPTPNANDDFVFTINDFALNCIYRNNGELVWTRKLEGVPIAGPVVGEEFVYIPMLDGTVVAYNFEGGPRLTPRYKSLGRIHKPMVASKTSVAWATDRDYFYVGYADRPLIRYRIESSGQILAPPSFEGPLRLFFTTETGYVYCLYAPDGSVQWRFSCGQPIDTSAIAIGDAVFVALKRGGLYKLSIDDGGVKWFVPRVEQFLAANDQYVYALDQTKNLVVLDINSGAQVGTLPLSGYDFFYTNPETDRIVIGSKTGRLVVLRSAAHPYPMVHVNVKAPKSEEEAPEGGKKEEDAGDTKPAVDPFAAPGGGVADPFAAPGGGAPAADPFGGSGGGNANPFGPPSGGGNNDPFGSGSSDPFGGGNSGGGSNDPFGGGASSDPFGSSNNGAGMSNDPFGN, from the coding sequence ATGCACATTCAGAAATGCGTTACGCGGCTGTTCCTATTTGCCATGCTGGTGCTGGCCGCAAGTCCTGCGATGGCTCAACTGGGGCCGCGAAACTTCTCTCCTTTGGAATTGGAGCGATTGGGTCTTGAGAAGTTGTGGACAGGCCAATTGCCGATCGATCCGCATCGTTCCGAGATTGAAGCGTTTCGCCAGGTGGTCAGCCTGAAGAATCCGTTGGTCGTCTTCGAGGTGGAACAGGATGGGCGGAAGGCAACGTTCGCCTCCAACGAATTGAGCATCGTCGGACAGCCGCTGGGCGAAGAAGGCGCGAAGGCCAAGGCCGATCAGTATGTCGCTCGTCTGGACGACAGCAAGGGAAAGCCGGTTGTTAATCGCCTGGAGATTCCAGAAATTACGTTTCTGGCTCAAAGCGACGCCGGCATGTTGATGTCGGTCAATGGTCGTACGGGTCGAACCGAGTGGTCGAAAGTGTACGGTCGTCGCGGGTACCCCCAACCGACGCCTAATGCCAACGACGATTTTGTTTTCACAATTAACGACTTTGCTCTGAACTGCATTTATCGCAACAACGGCGAGTTGGTCTGGACTCGAAAGCTGGAAGGCGTTCCGATTGCCGGGCCTGTGGTTGGTGAAGAGTTCGTCTACATTCCGATGCTCGACGGAACCGTCGTTGCCTACAACTTTGAAGGCGGACCACGACTGACGCCGCGCTATAAGTCGTTGGGTAGAATTCACAAGCCAATGGTCGCTTCGAAAACGTCGGTTGCCTGGGCGACCGATCGCGATTACTTCTACGTGGGCTATGCCGATCGACCGTTGATTCGCTATCGCATCGAATCGAGTGGTCAGATCCTCGCGCCACCTAGTTTTGAAGGACCTCTGCGTCTCTTCTTTACGACCGAGACGGGTTATGTCTATTGCCTGTATGCTCCTGATGGTAGCGTGCAGTGGCGATTCTCGTGCGGACAGCCGATTGACACTTCGGCCATTGCCATCGGCGATGCTGTTTTTGTGGCATTGAAGCGAGGCGGGCTGTACAAGCTCAGTATCGATGATGGTGGCGTGAAGTGGTTCGTGCCACGTGTCGAACAGTTCCTGGCAGCGAATGATCAGTACGTCTATGCCCTGGATCAGACCAAAAATCTCGTTGTGCTCGATATCAATTCGGGTGCTCAGGTTGGGACACTGCCTTTGTCTGGCTACGACTTCTTTTACACCAACCCCGAAACCGATCGAATTGTGATCGGCTCGAAAACGGGACGCCTGGTTGTATTGCGATCGGCCGCCCATCCGTATCCGATGGTGCACGTCAATGTGAAAGCACCTAAGAGCGAAGAAGAAGCTCCCGAGGGTGGCAAGAAAGAAGAAGACGCAGGAGATACCAAGCCTGCGGTCGATCCATTCGCAGCCCCAGGTGGTGGTGTTGCTGATCCGTTTGCTGCACCTGGTGGCGGTGCTCCGGCAGCCGATCCATTCGGTGGCAGTGGCGGAGGAAATGCAAATCCATTTGGTCCGCCCAGTGGCGGCGGAAACAACGATCCGTTTGGTAGCGGCTCGAGCGATCCATTCGGCGGTGGCAACTCGGGAGGTGGTTCCAACGATCCGTTTGGTGGCGGTGCCAGCTCCGATCCGTTCGGCAGTTCCAACAACGGAGCCGGAATGAGCAACGATCCGTTTGGTAACTAA
- a CDS encoding S8 family serine peptidase, whose translation MIRFCFAFVLLVTCCTPAFAQDAFFPTADLLPKKEIGATRYLKQHRKFDGRDVIVAVFDTGCDPAAEGLQVTSDGKPKIIDMIDATGSGDVRTTTVRKVEEGQIEGLTGRKLTIPEKWKNPSGEYRVGMKPAYELFPDSLVPRLRAENRKPWDEAVRAKVEGLTRELEAFKKANPKPKGEKLKEKKELEARLEELTKLGKNWSDPGPIYDCVVFNDGKQWQAVIDTDEDGDLSDEKVMTNYKVKRQYSTFGEVDLVTFAVNIYQDGDVLSIVCDAGTHGTHVGGIIAANYPEKPELNGVAPGAQIVSVKIGDSRLGSNSTGIGEDRGLIAVLENKCDLINMSYGGPSPEWSTGRTARLFSEIVNRYGVIFVASAGNSGPALSTVGGPGGTTSAILGVGAYVSPELMSSAYSVREDLSEKPFTWSSRGPTMDGDLGVDITAPGAAVSPVSRWSLSPGSLMNGTSMSSPNACGGVALILSGLKQEKIDYTPESVKLAIKNTARKLEGGTVWANGHGLIQVDAAFDWLEDHRDDVEPEVRYDVSLPGMRTKRGVYLREPEEVKRTQEITVEVDPQFNEDAKYGPRADYRAEFFLKCDADWVKVPQNFYVNHGGRSFKMEVDPRNLKPGAHFASVEGYYADKPDMGPRFRVPITVLVPSPKKTPTEFQTTLRLKPGQIDRTFIEVPMGATWVNVRVKPIKTEDSKLYVFHALQRLEDRAFPTIEKKSFLRVEPNEATEISFAVAEGKTLEMTLAQYWSTLGQTEVELKATFFGILPSPAELTWDGTNPIHRIDVQSSLAPMEIKPSAKFEKLRKTLLPVKSEVEALDPERDEFPQKRLNYGITLTYEFTLSEKSTVTPEPIIWANSYDRYSGGVYVIYDANKRVMKTGAGGRDASLDKGKYTLTFYFRQEDRDKVLELEDMPIWLDYKISGPGIRTFDTHAKAVGQDGGFSSTWLRPGQLLPVFLTTNPKGLPKQASPGDLLIGEIQFGDPDSKLGGEARRPDGFPLQYVVAPQPTPKAEAPDQPKEDEPTLEDKLFETKLAYLKTLKDKKQKKEFDKLFKELNKEKKKHIPLLQAKLILLDENDRKDHLPEVVQAADEVLKAINVGRVRSYFAERRDPETDKEKKQMKEMTELKEAIIDTLYRKARAIAYMDLPTDDPEHPENKDIHKEPKDDQERAELFEKAFDDLASWVDTTDKKYALVHLRHLRRHDRQAEALQLLNKMIAEDPTNLLLYKKRSDIYGELGWEFAEKYEEKWRKLRKRDAYLPN comes from the coding sequence ATGATTCGCTTCTGCTTTGCCTTCGTTTTGTTGGTCACTTGCTGTACGCCTGCATTTGCACAAGACGCGTTCTTTCCGACGGCCGACTTGCTTCCCAAGAAGGAAATCGGGGCGACGCGCTATCTGAAGCAGCACCGCAAATTCGATGGCCGCGATGTGATTGTTGCCGTGTTCGATACCGGCTGTGATCCGGCCGCGGAGGGTCTTCAGGTCACGTCCGATGGAAAGCCCAAGATCATCGACATGATCGACGCTACTGGCAGTGGTGACGTCCGCACGACGACCGTTCGCAAAGTGGAAGAAGGTCAGATCGAAGGACTGACCGGACGAAAGCTGACCATTCCCGAAAAGTGGAAAAACCCCAGCGGTGAATACCGCGTTGGCATGAAGCCAGCTTACGAACTCTTTCCCGATAGTCTTGTTCCCCGCTTGCGAGCCGAAAACCGTAAGCCATGGGACGAAGCCGTTCGTGCGAAGGTCGAGGGGCTAACGCGTGAGTTGGAAGCTTTTAAGAAAGCCAATCCCAAGCCGAAAGGTGAAAAGCTAAAAGAGAAGAAGGAACTCGAAGCTCGACTGGAAGAGTTGACCAAGCTGGGCAAGAACTGGAGCGATCCCGGCCCAATCTATGACTGCGTTGTCTTCAACGACGGCAAGCAGTGGCAGGCCGTCATCGACACAGATGAAGATGGTGATCTGAGCGACGAGAAGGTAATGACCAACTACAAGGTCAAGCGTCAGTACTCGACCTTTGGCGAGGTCGACCTGGTGACGTTCGCCGTGAATATCTATCAGGATGGTGACGTCCTGAGCATCGTCTGCGATGCCGGCACGCACGGTACACACGTGGGCGGGATCATCGCGGCCAACTATCCCGAAAAGCCAGAACTCAACGGTGTGGCACCAGGGGCTCAGATTGTGTCGGTGAAGATCGGCGACTCACGACTCGGATCGAACTCAACCGGGATTGGTGAAGACCGCGGTCTGATCGCCGTGCTGGAAAACAAGTGCGACCTGATCAACATGAGCTACGGTGGACCTTCGCCTGAATGGAGCACGGGCCGAACGGCTCGCTTGTTCTCAGAGATTGTCAATCGCTACGGCGTGATCTTTGTGGCTAGTGCCGGCAATAGTGGCCCGGCTCTTAGCACCGTTGGCGGCCCAGGCGGAACGACCTCGGCCATTCTCGGTGTTGGTGCCTATGTCTCGCCTGAGCTGATGTCTTCGGCCTATTCCGTGCGTGAAGATCTGAGTGAAAAGCCTTTCACTTGGAGCTCGCGTGGACCGACGATGGATGGTGACCTGGGTGTCGATATTACCGCACCTGGTGCCGCGGTCTCACCTGTCTCGCGCTGGTCGCTGTCGCCAGGTAGCCTGATGAACGGGACATCGATGTCTTCGCCCAATGCATGCGGCGGTGTGGCACTGATCCTCAGCGGACTGAAGCAAGAGAAGATCGACTATACGCCGGAGTCGGTGAAACTGGCCATCAAGAATACGGCTCGTAAGCTTGAAGGGGGTACCGTCTGGGCCAATGGTCACGGGCTGATCCAGGTCGACGCAGCTTTCGATTGGCTGGAAGATCACCGTGACGATGTCGAGCCAGAAGTTCGTTACGACGTTTCCTTGCCAGGCATGCGAACCAAACGAGGTGTCTACCTGCGAGAGCCAGAGGAAGTCAAACGTACCCAGGAAATCACGGTTGAGGTCGATCCCCAATTCAACGAAGACGCCAAGTACGGTCCGCGGGCCGACTATCGCGCCGAGTTCTTCCTGAAGTGTGATGCCGACTGGGTGAAGGTTCCCCAGAACTTCTATGTGAACCATGGCGGCCGCAGCTTCAAGATGGAAGTCGATCCTCGCAATCTGAAGCCAGGAGCCCACTTCGCGTCGGTGGAAGGTTACTACGCCGATAAGCCCGACATGGGGCCACGTTTCCGGGTGCCGATTACCGTCTTGGTTCCTTCGCCCAAGAAGACACCCACCGAGTTCCAAACAACCTTGCGGCTTAAGCCAGGGCAGATCGACCGCACCTTTATCGAGGTGCCGATGGGTGCCACGTGGGTGAATGTCCGCGTGAAGCCGATCAAAACCGAAGATAGCAAACTGTACGTATTTCATGCTTTGCAGCGTCTGGAAGATCGAGCTTTTCCGACGATCGAAAAGAAGAGCTTCCTGCGGGTCGAACCGAATGAGGCCACCGAGATTAGTTTTGCTGTGGCTGAAGGGAAGACGTTGGAAATGACCCTGGCCCAATACTGGTCCACGCTTGGTCAAACGGAAGTGGAATTGAAAGCGACCTTCTTTGGGATCCTGCCGAGCCCAGCCGAGTTGACCTGGGACGGAACGAACCCGATTCATCGCATCGATGTTCAGTCGAGCCTGGCGCCTATGGAGATCAAGCCGAGTGCCAAGTTCGAGAAGCTCCGTAAGACGCTGCTGCCGGTGAAAAGCGAAGTCGAAGCCCTCGACCCCGAGCGCGACGAGTTCCCTCAGAAACGACTGAACTACGGCATCACGCTCACCTACGAATTCACACTGAGCGAAAAGTCGACCGTCACGCCAGAACCTATCATCTGGGCCAATAGCTACGATCGTTATTCCGGCGGTGTGTACGTCATTTACGATGCCAACAAGCGGGTTATGAAGACAGGAGCCGGCGGACGCGATGCTTCGCTCGATAAGGGGAAGTACACGCTGACGTTCTACTTCCGCCAAGAGGACCGCGACAAGGTCCTGGAACTGGAAGACATGCCGATCTGGCTCGACTACAAGATCAGCGGACCAGGCATTCGCACCTTCGATACGCATGCCAAAGCGGTCGGCCAGGATGGTGGCTTTAGTTCCACATGGCTTCGTCCCGGGCAACTGCTTCCTGTCTTTTTGACGACCAATCCGAAGGGGCTTCCCAAACAGGCCTCGCCGGGCGACTTGTTGATCGGGGAAATCCAGTTTGGTGATCCCGATTCCAAGCTGGGTGGCGAAGCTCGACGACCAGACGGATTTCCTTTGCAGTACGTGGTTGCTCCGCAGCCAACGCCCAAGGCGGAAGCCCCGGACCAACCGAAAGAGGACGAGCCTACTCTGGAAGACAAGCTATTCGAGACCAAGCTCGCTTACCTGAAGACGCTCAAAGATAAGAAGCAGAAAAAGGAATTCGACAAGCTGTTCAAAGAGTTGAACAAGGAAAAGAAAAAACACATTCCGCTGCTACAGGCCAAGTTGATCTTGCTGGACGAAAACGATCGCAAGGACCATTTGCCGGAAGTCGTGCAGGCCGCGGACGAGGTTCTCAAGGCCATTAACGTCGGTAGGGTCCGCAGCTACTTTGCCGAGCGTCGCGATCCCGAGACCGACAAAGAAAAAAAGCAGATGAAGGAGATGACCGAGCTGAAGGAAGCGATCATCGATACGCTTTACCGCAAAGCTCGGGCAATCGCCTACATGGATCTGCCGACTGACGATCCGGAGCATCCCGAGAACAAAGACATTCACAAAGAGCCGAAGGACGACCAAGAGCGAGCCGAGTTGTTCGAGAAAGCTTTCGATGATCTCGCAAGCTGGGTCGACACCACCGATAAGAAGTACGCTCTGGTCCACCTGCGGCATCTACGCCGGCATGATCGCCAGGCAGAAGCCCTGCAACTGCTCAATAAGATGATCGCGGAAGATCCGACCAATCTGCTTCTGTATAAGAAGCGTTCGGACATCTACGGCGAATTGGGCTGGGAATTTGCCGAAAAGTACGAGGAAAAGTGGCGCAAGCTCCGCAAGCGAGACGCTTACCTCCCAAACTGA
- a CDS encoding PVC-type heme-binding CxxCH protein has protein sequence MIKHLAWLLVGFLVTAAANVASADDAGFKPIFDGKTLNGWSGIDTFWSVEDGAITGTTTSENPTKGNTFIIWEQGKVDDFELKLKYRIVGGNSGIQYRSTDLGNHVVKGYQADIDSGTTYSGINYEERGRGILAQRGEKAIVQDGNKDPKKERFAKSADLQDKIKQEDWNDYHIIAKGNHLIHKINGEVFSEVIDEGEKDARTSGILALQLHAGPPMKVQFKDIMLKRLPLQEGKKKVVFVPGTPSHAWGDHEHVAGCRLLMLALTENMPQFEASIYKGGWPDDPTAFDNADAVVVYCDGGERHLLKPHLEEFQKLMDKGIGLACIHYGVEIPKGEPGDKFVDWIGGYFETWWSVNPHWTASFKSLPDHPVANGVEPFEINDEWYYNMRFRNDMVGVTPILTATPPESTLSRPDGPHSGNQHVRAMKGQPQHVAWASEREDGGRGFGFTGGHFHWNWADENFRKVALNAIVWISHEEVPENGVESNSLSRDDMEGLIPGPKPQSKKREAKKPTSNKVSQNVKPLYQSPVVTTATPGHQVDIKVDLKGAKKLFLVVSDGGNGYSCDWADWIEPKLVGPSGEKNLTELNWKKATTDWRQVNKNRNVDGTPLMVNGKPYEDGIGTHANSVIEYDLPEGYTTFVAKGGLDNGGTNQNGGNDTSVQFAVYTTNPGNVSEQAENAGRGPENAVANLDVYPGLEATLTASEPDLKSLTNIDIDHRGRIWVCDVMNYRRNNGSREEGDRILILEDEDGDGVAEKSKVFYQGREIDSAMGICVLGNKVIVSASPNIYVFTDEDGDDKPEKKELLFTNTGQPQHDHSAHSFLFGPDGKLYWNVGNTGKQVYDANGKVVVDLAGNEVIDNGQPYFGGMPFRCNLDGSEFEVLGHNFRNNYEVTVDSLGNLWQSDNDDDGNRGVRINYVMQYGNYGYRDQMTGAGWRDPRTNMETEVPLQHWHLNDPGVVPNLLQTGAGSPTGICFYEGDLLPKVFHNQVIHCDAGPSVVRAYPVKKDGAGFSAESVDILQGARDNWFRPADVCVAPDGSIFVSDWYDPGVGGHGQRDLDRGRLFRVAPEGSKYIVPKFDFATVEGCIKALNNPCLSVRYMAWTNLHERGAQAEAALKAAYDSAKDTREKARLMWLLGKIEGKGNQYVDLALSSDDPDIRIVGLRLAHQLKIPATEVVAKVLGDKNPQVLRSAAIELRFDGSDEASQQWAQLAKKYDGKDRWYLEALGIGADLHWDGRLAAYLSAIDGKIDTDAEKDVVWRSRATQTPKLLASIIEDKTNSADKLARYFRALDFQPNADGVNSAVAALAFAGTRHDAAETMIISESVKRLKNYNASNPESAAAMEKALAKLEGTSMYVDLVDRFQLKQHYGQLRELAIAQPESAIGVAAVDVLLRRGQNDLLADILTAGTPEQKLALTTAISNSSTGQANAWLRRTLNDSSADLQIRRAAVKGLANNEKSAKQLLELAKSGKLDPELMQAAAAPLKIAVWNDVRNQANEIFPQPPSKDNKPLPPMDQLVKMKGSVDSGKKVFTTEGTCNKCHIVNNQGKEVGPNLSEIGSKLSREAMFEAILYPSAGISHNYENWAVLTDSGTAISGLKTSETGDSITITNAEGLARTIPKDEVEEIRKLPISVMPNDLQKLMTVQELVDVVDYISTLKKK, from the coding sequence ATGATTAAGCATCTGGCATGGCTCTTGGTCGGCTTTCTGGTGACCGCCGCAGCGAATGTCGCTTCGGCGGACGATGCCGGCTTCAAGCCTATTTTTGATGGCAAGACGCTCAATGGTTGGAGCGGCATCGACACCTTCTGGAGTGTTGAAGACGGCGCCATTACTGGAACGACGACCTCGGAGAATCCCACCAAGGGCAACACGTTTATCATTTGGGAGCAGGGCAAGGTCGATGACTTTGAACTGAAGCTCAAGTACCGCATCGTTGGTGGTAACTCGGGCATCCAGTATCGCTCGACCGACCTGGGCAACCATGTCGTCAAAGGCTACCAGGCCGACATCGATAGCGGCACGACCTACAGTGGTATCAACTACGAGGAACGCGGCCGCGGTATCCTCGCTCAGCGTGGCGAAAAGGCGATTGTCCAGGACGGCAACAAAGATCCCAAGAAGGAACGTTTCGCCAAGTCGGCGGACCTGCAAGACAAGATCAAGCAGGAAGATTGGAACGACTACCACATCATCGCCAAGGGCAACCACCTGATCCACAAGATCAACGGCGAAGTCTTCAGCGAAGTCATCGACGAAGGCGAAAAGGATGCCCGCACCAGCGGTATCCTGGCGTTGCAGTTGCACGCTGGTCCTCCGATGAAGGTCCAGTTCAAGGACATCATGCTCAAGCGTCTTCCTTTGCAGGAAGGTAAGAAGAAAGTGGTGTTCGTTCCTGGTACGCCCAGCCATGCTTGGGGCGATCACGAACACGTCGCTGGTTGCCGACTGTTGATGTTGGCTCTGACCGAGAACATGCCGCAGTTTGAAGCTTCGATCTACAAAGGTGGCTGGCCTGACGATCCGACCGCGTTCGACAACGCCGATGCGGTGGTTGTCTACTGCGATGGTGGCGAACGTCACCTCTTGAAGCCGCACCTGGAAGAATTCCAGAAGCTGATGGACAAGGGTATCGGCCTGGCATGCATTCACTATGGCGTGGAAATCCCTAAGGGCGAACCTGGTGACAAGTTCGTTGATTGGATTGGCGGCTACTTTGAAACCTGGTGGAGCGTCAATCCACACTGGACGGCCTCGTTCAAGAGTCTGCCTGATCACCCGGTTGCCAATGGTGTCGAACCATTCGAGATCAACGACGAGTGGTACTACAACATGCGGTTTCGCAACGACATGGTCGGCGTCACCCCAATTCTGACTGCCACTCCACCAGAAAGCACGCTGAGCCGACCCGATGGTCCACATAGCGGCAACCAACACGTTCGCGCGATGAAGGGCCAGCCACAACACGTTGCCTGGGCTTCCGAACGGGAAGATGGCGGACGTGGTTTTGGTTTCACCGGCGGTCACTTCCACTGGAACTGGGCCGACGAGAACTTCCGCAAAGTGGCACTCAACGCTATTGTCTGGATCAGCCATGAAGAGGTTCCGGAAAACGGCGTCGAGTCGAATTCTTTATCGCGAGACGACATGGAAGGCCTGATTCCAGGTCCCAAGCCCCAGTCGAAGAAGAGGGAAGCCAAGAAGCCAACTTCCAACAAGGTTTCCCAGAATGTAAAGCCTCTCTACCAAAGTCCCGTCGTTACGACGGCGACTCCCGGACATCAGGTCGACATCAAAGTCGACCTGAAAGGGGCCAAGAAGCTGTTTCTCGTCGTCAGCGACGGTGGGAACGGCTACAGCTGCGACTGGGCCGACTGGATTGAACCCAAGTTGGTCGGTCCCAGTGGTGAAAAGAACCTGACGGAACTGAACTGGAAGAAAGCGACGACCGACTGGCGCCAAGTTAACAAGAATCGCAATGTCGACGGCACGCCGTTGATGGTCAACGGTAAGCCTTACGAGGACGGGATCGGCACACATGCGAACTCCGTCATCGAATACGATCTGCCTGAAGGTTATACAACCTTCGTCGCCAAGGGCGGGCTCGATAATGGTGGAACGAATCAAAACGGCGGCAACGATACCTCGGTTCAGTTTGCTGTTTACACCACCAACCCTGGCAACGTTTCCGAGCAAGCCGAGAACGCAGGCCGTGGTCCTGAAAATGCCGTCGCGAATCTCGACGTGTACCCAGGTCTTGAAGCAACGCTGACTGCTTCCGAGCCAGACTTGAAGAGCCTGACCAATATCGATATCGATCACCGCGGCCGCATCTGGGTCTGCGACGTGATGAACTACCGCCGCAACAACGGCAGCCGCGAAGAAGGGGATCGGATCCTCATTCTGGAAGATGAAGATGGGGACGGAGTGGCCGAGAAGTCCAAGGTCTTTTACCAGGGTCGCGAAATCGATTCGGCGATGGGTATCTGCGTGTTGGGAAACAAGGTCATTGTTTCCGCTTCACCGAATATCTACGTCTTTACCGATGAAGATGGTGACGATAAGCCTGAGAAGAAAGAGCTTCTGTTCACCAACACCGGCCAGCCTCAGCACGACCACTCCGCCCACAGCTTTCTCTTCGGGCCCGATGGCAAGCTTTACTGGAACGTCGGGAATACTGGCAAGCAGGTCTACGATGCCAACGGCAAGGTGGTTGTCGACCTGGCTGGAAACGAAGTGATTGACAATGGCCAGCCGTACTTCGGCGGCATGCCATTTCGCTGCAATCTGGATGGAAGCGAGTTCGAGGTCCTCGGACATAATTTCCGCAACAACTACGAAGTCACCGTCGACTCGCTGGGTAACCTGTGGCAAAGCGACAACGACGACGACGGTAACCGCGGCGTCCGTATCAACTACGTGATGCAGTATGGCAACTATGGTTATCGCGACCAGATGACCGGCGCCGGCTGGCGTGATCCTCGCACCAATATGGAAACCGAGGTTCCGCTGCAGCACTGGCACTTGAATGACCCAGGCGTCGTACCGAATCTTCTGCAAACCGGTGCTGGTTCGCCAACGGGCATTTGTTTTTACGAAGGGGATCTACTGCCAAAGGTGTTTCACAATCAAGTGATTCACTGCGATGCCGGTCCAAGTGTTGTTCGTGCTTACCCAGTGAAGAAGGACGGCGCTGGCTTCTCGGCCGAGTCGGTCGATATCTTGCAAGGTGCCCGCGATAACTGGTTCCGTCCGGCCGACGTGTGTGTGGCTCCGGATGGATCGATCTTCGTCAGCGACTGGTACGACCCAGGCGTCGGTGGTCACGGTCAGCGCGACCTCGATCGCGGCCGTCTGTTCCGCGTCGCCCCGGAAGGTTCGAAGTACATCGTGCCGAAGTTCGACTTCGCCACCGTGGAAGGCTGCATCAAAGCTCTCAATAATCCATGTCTTTCGGTTCGCTACATGGCTTGGACCAACTTGCACGAGCGAGGTGCCCAGGCCGAAGCGGCACTGAAAGCGGCCTATGACTCGGCGAAAGATACTCGAGAAAAGGCTCGCCTGATGTGGCTCCTCGGTAAGATCGAAGGGAAGGGGAATCAGTACGTCGACCTGGCGTTGTCTTCTGATGATCCCGACATTCGCATCGTGGGCCTGCGTCTGGCACATCAGCTGAAGATTCCTGCGACAGAAGTCGTGGCGAAAGTCTTGGGTGACAAGAACCCTCAGGTTCTTCGCAGTGCCGCCATCGAGCTTCGCTTTGACGGTAGCGACGAGGCTTCCCAGCAATGGGCTCAGTTGGCCAAGAAGTACGATGGCAAGGATCGCTGGTATCTCGAAGCTCTCGGCATCGGTGCCGATCTGCACTGGGACGGCCGCTTGGCTGCCTACCTGTCGGCCATCGATGGCAAGATTGATACCGATGCAGAAAAGGATGTCGTCTGGCGAAGCCGTGCTACTCAGACGCCTAAGCTGTTGGCCTCGATCATCGAAGACAAAACGAACTCGGCTGACAAGCTGGCTCGTTACTTCCGTGCTCTCGACTTCCAGCCGAATGCGGACGGCGTGAATAGTGCTGTCGCTGCGTTGGCTTTCGCTGGCACCCGGCACGACGCAGCCGAGACAATGATCATCTCGGAGTCGGTCAAACGACTGAAGAACTACAATGCCAGCAACCCTGAGTCAGCTGCCGCTATGGAGAAGGCGCTTGCCAAGCTGGAAGGGACCTCGATGTACGTCGATTTGGTCGATCGCTTCCAGCTCAAGCAGCACTACGGTCAACTGCGAGAACTGGCCATCGCTCAGCCAGAATCGGCGATTGGTGTTGCGGCTGTCGATGTTCTGCTGCGACGTGGACAGAACGATTTGCTTGCCGACATCTTGACCGCAGGCACTCCGGAACAAAAGTTGGCGTTGACGACAGCTATCTCCAATAGCAGCACTGGCCAGGCAAATGCGTGGCTACGACGAACGTTGAACGATTCGTCGGCTGACCTGCAAATTCGCCGTGCTGCGGTGAAGGGTCTGGCGAATAACGAGAAGTCGGCTAAGCAGTTGTTGGAACTTGCCAAAAGCGGCAAGCTCGATCCCGAACTGATGCAGGCCGCGGCAGCTCCGCTGAAGATCGCCGTTTGGAACGACGTTCGTAACCAAGCCAACGAGATCTTCCCGCAGCCGCCATCGAAGGACAACAAACCCCTTCCGCCAATGGATCAGTTGGTGAAGATGAAAGGCTCTGTCGATAGCGGCAAGAAAGTCTTCACGACCGAAGGGACCTGTAACAAGTGCCACATCGTGAATAATCAGGGTAAAGAAGTTGGACCGAACCTGAGCGAGATTGGCTCGAAGCTAAGCCGCGAGGCGATGTTCGAGGCGATTCTCTATCCGAGTGCCGGCATCAGCCATAACTACGAGAATTGGGCCGTGCTGACCGATAGTGGTACTGCAATCTCTGGCTTGAAAACGAGCGAGACGGGCGATTCGATTACGATCACCAATGCCGAGGGTCTTGCCCGCACCATTCCTAAGGATGAAGTGGAAGAGATCCGCAAGCTGCCTATCTCCGTCATGCCGAACGATCTGCAGAAGCTGATGACGGTTCAGGAACTGGTGGATGTGGTCGACTACATCTCGACGCTCAAGAAGAAATAA